In a genomic window of Octopus sinensis linkage group LG16, ASM634580v1, whole genome shotgun sequence:
- the LOC115220341 gene encoding uncharacterized protein LOC115220341 isoform X4, protein MLPSEDVVSMSMKEKLKAFEHSENVTLVTAYFQLDTFRKGGNSHVNPKVYKKWCSVYSRILNPVVFFTDSPEILSMFKKLRSPSLNNLTKLILVNRTDLWAFSLKPRIAKIFSQADYPKFHPNTVIPDYSCVMHAKYELLKKSIQQNYFHTNFFMWIDFGYFRYEVNKTENFGLSLPKGFDFRSVAFSLECNFQKIPLKEIIWKNLVWVAGGANLGRYDVLTRFCDDYISSVKRALNQNLMSTDQQIIYAMSVYRSWSSTTLQLCHAGWFCLGYLAKDAWEQQHK, encoded by the exons gTTTCAATGTCTATGAAAGAAAAACTCAAAGCATTTGAACATTCTGAAAATGTGACACTAGTTACAGCTTATTTCCAGTTAGACACCTTTAGAAAGGGTGGAAACAGTCATGTAAACCCCAAAGTATATAAAAAGTGGTGTTCTGTTTATTCTCGGATTCTCAATCCAGTAGTTTTCTTCACAGACTCTCCAGAGATTCTCTCTATGTTTAAAAAACTGCGATCACCAAGTTTAAATAACTTAACAAAATTGATCCTCGTTAATAGAACAGACTTGTGGGCATTTAGTCTGAAACCACGAATTGCTAAAATTTTCAGTCAAGCTGATTATCCAAAATTCCATCCAAACACTGTGATACCTGACTATTCTTGTGTGATGCATGCTAAATATGAGCTACTCAAAAAGTCTATCCAACAGAATTATTTTCACACAAACTTTTTCATGTGGATTGACTTTGGATATTTTCG cTATGAAGTAAACAAAACGGAAAATTTTGGCTTAAGTCTTCCAAAAGGATTTGACTTTAGAAGTGTGGCTTTCAGCTTAGAATGTAATTTTCAGAAAATACCTTTGAAAGAAATAATATGGAAAAACCTTGTTTGGGTTGCTGGAGGTGCAAACCTTGGACGTTATGATGTCTTAACAAGATTCTGTGATGACTACATTAGTAGTGTTAAAAGGGCTTTGAACCAAAACTTGATGAGTACTGACCAACAAATTATATATGCTATGAGTGTCTATAGAAGTTGGTCATCAACGACTTTACAGCTTTGCCATGCAGGTTGGTTTTGCTTAGGATATTTAGCAAAAGATGCATgggaacaacaacacaaataa